The Flavobacterium jumunjinense genome includes a region encoding these proteins:
- a CDS encoding tetratricopeptide repeat protein has translation MIKILKLALLILFVSPLMVSAQQSSVYTHQLKEYDKAVTLYKDKQYQSAQILFERVKKENSNLEIQSDCSYYIANCAIRLNQIGADDLIERFVENYPTSTKQNQAYIEVAHYYFDQGSYAKALEWFDKANTGSMSYEDLEKFNFQKGYAYFTVKNTSEASKHFNKVMNSKTYGSQAKYYLGYMSYETDDYNSANEYFDQVQDKDKYKEKMGYFQADMNFKLGNFQKAIDLGLAQIEKSNALEKGELSKIIGESYFNLKQYDKALPYLLDYRGKRGKWNNTDYYQLGYAYYQQKDYENAIAQFNKIINGKDHVAQNAYYHLAESYLKTDKKQEALNAFKTASEMEFEAKIQEDAYLNYAKLSYEIGNPYQSVPEILNTYLEKYPNNPNKAEINNLLINSYITSKNYKEALVLLEKNKSPENKLAYQKVTFYRGLELYTDSNYQEAYGLFKKSISENKDAKFTARATFWKAETEYNLDQYKEALLSFKQFVNYKEASSTPEIKNVNYNLAYSYFKLKDYDNAIKYFNDFTKEIMNDNVRKTDAFLRLGDCNFISAKYWPAMDAYNKAIEMKSVNADYAAFQKGISYGFVSKNDRKIEDLEKFVKTYPSSQYTDDAYYELGNTYVNENNETKAVSTYDKLIANYSTSSYVAKAILKQGLIYYNNNKTEPALVKFKKVAAEFPGSSESLEAVATARLIYVDSGKVEEYSDWVKTLSFIEVSNADLDNTTYESAEKQYLMNNAKQAISGFSGYVAKFPNGLHALKANFYLAQLYFADKLESNSVKHYEYVVNQSRNEFTEQALARLCQVHLKTSDFDKAIPILKRLENEADFPQNKTYAQSNLMKSYYEKTNYSSAVIYADKVLANDKIDDRIKSDAQIIVARSAIKTNDETKAKQAYADLLKIAKGELAAEALYYDAYFKNKEGKFDASNKIIQKIAKDYSGYKYYGAKGLVIMAKNFYGLKDSFQATYILESVIKNFADYKDVVEEAKVELTKIKAEESKTNSSITN, from the coding sequence ATGATAAAAATACTGAAATTAGCCTTACTTATCCTATTTGTTAGTCCACTAATGGTTTCAGCACAACAATCATCTGTTTACACGCATCAATTAAAGGAGTATGATAAAGCAGTAACGTTGTATAAAGACAAACAATATCAATCCGCTCAAATTTTATTTGAAAGGGTTAAAAAAGAGAATTCTAACTTAGAAATACAATCAGATTGTTCCTATTATATTGCGAATTGTGCCATTCGTTTAAACCAAATTGGTGCAGATGATTTAATAGAGCGATTTGTAGAAAATTATCCAACAAGTACAAAACAAAATCAAGCTTATATTGAAGTAGCACATTACTATTTCGATCAAGGTAGTTATGCAAAAGCACTTGAATGGTTTGATAAAGCAAATACGGGTTCAATGTCATATGAGGATCTTGAGAAATTTAATTTTCAAAAAGGATATGCCTATTTTACAGTAAAAAATACTAGCGAAGCATCAAAACACTTTAATAAAGTAATGAATTCTAAAACCTATGGTAGTCAAGCAAAATACTATTTAGGTTATATGTCTTACGAAACAGACGATTACAATAGTGCAAATGAATATTTTGACCAAGTTCAGGATAAAGATAAGTACAAAGAAAAAATGGGCTATTTTCAAGCCGATATGAATTTTAAACTTGGTAATTTTCAAAAGGCAATTGATTTAGGTTTAGCACAAATTGAAAAATCTAATGCTTTAGAAAAAGGAGAACTGTCTAAAATAATTGGAGAAAGCTATTTTAATCTAAAGCAATATGATAAAGCATTGCCTTATTTGTTAGATTATAGAGGTAAAAGAGGAAAATGGAATAATACAGATTATTATCAACTAGGTTATGCTTATTATCAACAGAAGGATTATGAAAATGCAATAGCTCAATTTAATAAGATAATCAACGGAAAAGATCATGTTGCTCAAAATGCCTATTATCATTTGGCAGAAAGTTACTTAAAAACAGATAAAAAGCAAGAAGCTTTAAATGCTTTTAAAACAGCTTCTGAAATGGAGTTTGAAGCAAAAATTCAAGAAGATGCTTATTTGAATTACGCAAAATTGAGTTATGAAATTGGTAACCCATATCAATCTGTTCCTGAAATTTTGAATACCTATTTAGAAAAATATCCAAATAATCCAAACAAAGCAGAAATCAATAACTTATTGATTAACTCTTACATTACTTCAAAAAATTATAAAGAAGCTTTGGTTTTATTAGAAAAAAATAAATCACCAGAGAATAAATTAGCATATCAAAAAGTTACTTTTTATAGAGGTTTAGAACTGTATACAGATAGTAATTATCAAGAAGCTTATGGTTTGTTTAAAAAATCAATTTCAGAGAATAAAGATGCAAAGTTTACGGCTCGTGCAACATTTTGGAAAGCAGAAACGGAGTATAATTTAGACCAATATAAAGAAGCATTATTAAGTTTTAAACAATTTGTTAATTATAAAGAAGCTTCTTCAACACCAGAAATTAAAAATGTGAATTACAATTTGGCTTATTCTTATTTTAAATTGAAGGATTATGATAACGCAATAAAATATTTTAATGATTTTACTAAAGAAATCATGAATGATAATGTTAGAAAAACAGATGCCTTTCTTCGTTTGGGAGATTGTAATTTTATTTCCGCAAAATATTGGCCTGCAATGGATGCTTATAATAAAGCTATAGAAATGAAAAGCGTTAATGCTGATTATGCTGCATTTCAAAAAGGAATTAGTTATGGTTTTGTAAGTAAAAATGATAGAAAGATTGAAGACTTAGAAAAATTTGTAAAAACATATCCAAGTTCGCAATATACTGATGATGCTTATTATGAGTTAGGAAATACTTACGTAAATGAAAATAATGAAACAAAAGCAGTAAGTACCTACGATAAATTAATTGCTAATTATAGTACAAGTTCCTATGTGGCTAAAGCAATATTAAAACAAGGTTTAATTTATTACAACAACAATAAAACGGAACCAGCTTTAGTGAAATTCAAGAAGGTGGCTGCCGAATTTCCTGGAAGCTCGGAATCATTAGAAGCGGTTGCAACTGCACGTTTAATTTATGTTGATAGTGGAAAAGTAGAAGAGTATTCAGATTGGGTTAAAACATTAAGTTTTATTGAAGTCTCTAATGCCGATTTAGATAATACCACATATGAGTCTGCCGAAAAGCAATATTTAATGAATAATGCAAAACAAGCAATTTCTGGATTTAGTGGTTATGTTGCTAAATTTCCAAACGGACTTCATGCTTTAAAAGCAAATTTCTATTTGGCACAATTGTATTTCGCAGATAAATTAGAATCGAATTCAGTGAAGCACTATGAATATGTTGTTAATCAATCTCGAAACGAATTTACAGAACAAGCATTAGCTAGGTTGTGTCAAGTGCATTTAAAAACAAGTGATTTCGATAAAGCAATTCCAATTTTAAAACGATTAGAAAATGAAGCCGATTTTCCTCAAAATAAAACCTATGCACAATCTAATTTGATGAAATCATATTATGAAAAAACAAATTATTCAAGTGCAGTAATTTATGCCGATAAAGTTTTAGCTAACGATAAAATTGATGATAGAATTAAAAGTGATGCTCAAATAATTGTTGCACGTTCTGCTATTAAAACGAATGATGAAACTAAGGCAAAACAAGCCTATGCAGATTTGTTGAAAATTGCAAAAGGTGAATTAGCAGCTGAAGCATTGTATTATGATGCTTACTTTAAAAATAAAGAAGGAAAATTTGATGCATCGAATAAAATTATTCAAAAAATTGCAAAAGATTATTCAGGATATAAATATTATGGAGCAAAAGGATTAGTAATTATGGCTAAGAATTTTTATGGACTAAAAGATAGTTTTCAAGCAACTTATATATTAGAGAGTGTAATTAAAAACTTCGCTGACTATAAAGATGTTGTTGAAGAAGCAAAAGTTGAGTTGACTAAGATAAAAGCAGAAGAATCTAAAACCAATTCATCAATTACTAATTAA
- a CDS encoding 2OG-Fe(II) oxygenase → MLKRHKVNRNQLADLIFSKIEKNKDTLVKQFQYSKPEIGFFYLDDLLPEDIALKIFNFFPKPVNMVLKKSLRENKYVAAQMNQYDSILEEIIYAFQDIRIVTLIAEICVINDCFPDEKLYAGGISLMEEKQYLNPHLDNSHDKERERWRVLNLLYYVTPNWKLEYGGNLELWPNGLKNKQITIESKFNRLAVMATHNKSLHSVSPVVVNNKRCCVSNYYFSNSPLQVTDSFHVTSFRGRPENKITDIILQTDTWLRNGIRKIFKKGIKENPHYYNKEK, encoded by the coding sequence TTGTTAAAAAGACACAAAGTGAATAGAAATCAATTAGCAGATTTAATTTTCTCAAAAATAGAAAAAAATAAAGATACTTTAGTTAAACAATTTCAATATTCTAAACCCGAAATCGGTTTTTTTTATTTAGACGATTTATTGCCTGAAGATATTGCGTTAAAAATATTTAATTTTTTTCCTAAGCCAGTAAATATGGTTTTGAAAAAAAGCTTGAGAGAAAATAAGTATGTTGCAGCTCAAATGAATCAATATGATAGCATATTAGAGGAAATTATTTACGCTTTTCAAGATATTCGTATAGTTACATTAATTGCTGAAATTTGTGTCATTAATGATTGTTTTCCAGATGAGAAACTATATGCTGGTGGAATTTCATTAATGGAAGAAAAGCAATATTTAAATCCTCATTTAGATAATTCTCATGACAAAGAAAGAGAACGTTGGAGAGTATTAAATTTATTGTATTATGTAACACCTAATTGGAAATTAGAATATGGAGGAAATCTTGAATTGTGGCCAAATGGATTGAAAAACAAACAAATTACTATAGAAAGTAAATTTAATCGTTTGGCAGTTATGGCTACACATAATAAATCTCTTCATTCGGTATCTCCTGTTGTTGTTAATAATAAGAGATGTTGTGTTTCTAATTATTATTTTTCGAATTCACCATTACAAGTAACAGATTCGTTCCATGTCACTTCATTTAGAGGAAGACCTGAAAACAAAATAACAGATATTATTTTGCAAACCGATACTTGGTTGAGAAATGGAATAAGAAAAATTTTTAAAAAAGGAATAAAAGAGAATCCTCATTATTATAATAAAGAAAAATAA
- a CDS encoding porin family protein, protein MRKIKNIVFLITVLSIQFTFSQVKDENIGSEVVNIVKPYTPTISDAFKVKETPVMEDDDNTQKEIIKYNIFSFPVASTFTPAKGKAAGVDKTEREKLYRNYATLGFGNYPTVNAELFITENFGRNSYVGGMLRHLSSQGGIKDLVLDDKYYNTSLDVTYGSRERDLSWNVDLGVKNQIYNWYGLPTTNIFFDEATIKAINPKQSYNTIGLGGKLNLEKSFFKEASLMFKRFSDGFGSGENRFYLKPNFNFDVMDQKVKANFIIDYVGGKFERNYTALEEIKYSHVIFGAKPSILYQQDDFSVQLGAGIFYSTGKINGISDSKLFVYPNIKASYRIVGDILVGYAGAEGGLNQNSYAEFVDQNPFVSPTLIVAPTDNKYDIYVGLKGKLANAVAFNVRGSFNNDDNKVLFVSNQYVLGNVNTEGYTNGNSLNVVYDNVKTASFFGEIKADFSKRVALGINATYNNYTTETQAEAWNLPQLNVGTTLDFDINDKWYAGTNVFFVGERKDIVTVQDDLTINPGTFSQKEVSLDSYFDLNAHIGYKYNDRLTAFLRGNNLANQQYNRWSNFPVQGIQVLLGANYKFDF, encoded by the coding sequence ATGAGAAAAATAAAAAATATAGTATTCCTAATTACAGTATTATCTATTCAGTTCACTTTTTCCCAAGTAAAAGATGAGAACATAGGCTCTGAAGTAGTAAATATTGTAAAACCATATACACCAACCATTTCAGATGCTTTTAAAGTTAAGGAAACACCTGTAATGGAAGATGATGATAATACTCAAAAAGAAATTATTAAATATAATATTTTTTCATTTCCAGTAGCATCAACATTTACACCTGCAAAAGGAAAAGCGGCAGGAGTAGACAAAACGGAAAGAGAAAAATTATATCGTAATTATGCAACTTTAGGGTTTGGTAACTATCCAACAGTAAATGCAGAATTATTTATCACAGAGAACTTCGGAAGAAATAGCTATGTGGGTGGAATGCTTCGTCATTTATCTTCTCAAGGAGGTATTAAAGACTTAGTGCTAGATGATAAATATTACAATACAAGTTTAGATGTAACTTATGGAAGTCGCGAAAGAGATTTAAGTTGGAATGTAGATTTAGGTGTTAAAAATCAAATTTACAATTGGTATGGTTTGCCAACCACAAATATCTTTTTTGATGAAGCAACAATAAAAGCAATCAACCCAAAGCAATCCTATAATACAATTGGTTTGGGAGGAAAATTGAATTTAGAGAAGAGTTTCTTTAAAGAAGCAAGTTTAATGTTCAAGCGTTTTTCAGACGGATTTGGTTCAGGGGAAAATCGTTTCTATTTAAAACCTAACTTCAATTTTGATGTAATGGATCAAAAAGTAAAAGCGAACTTTATTATTGATTATGTTGGAGGAAAATTTGAGAGAAATTATACAGCATTAGAAGAGATAAAATACAGTCATGTTATTTTTGGTGCAAAACCAAGCATATTATATCAACAAGATGATTTTTCTGTGCAATTAGGAGCAGGAATTTTCTATTCGACAGGGAAAATTAATGGAATAAGCGATAGTAAATTATTTGTTTATCCAAATATAAAAGCATCTTATAGAATTGTAGGTGATATTTTAGTTGGGTATGCAGGAGCAGAAGGAGGATTAAACCAAAACTCCTATGCAGAGTTTGTAGATCAAAATCCATTTGTTTCTCCAACCCTAATTGTAGCGCCAACAGATAATAAATATGATATTTATGTTGGACTAAAAGGGAAGTTGGCAAATGCAGTAGCCTTTAATGTTCGTGGATCTTTTAATAATGACGATAATAAAGTATTGTTTGTAAGTAATCAATATGTTTTAGGAAACGTGAATACAGAAGGATATACAAATGGAAATTCTTTAAATGTTGTCTACGACAATGTGAAGACAGCAAGTTTCTTTGGAGAAATTAAAGCCGATTTTTCTAAAAGAGTAGCATTAGGAATAAATGCTACCTATAATAATTACACAACAGAGACTCAAGCTGAAGCTTGGAATTTACCACAGTTAAATGTAGGAACTACATTAGATTTCGATATTAATGACAAATGGTATGCTGGAACAAATGTTTTCTTTGTAGGGGAACGTAAAGACATCGTTACTGTTCAAGATGATTTAACAATTAATCCAGGTACATTTTCTCAAAAAGAGGTAAGCCTAGATAGCTATTTCGATTTGAATGCTCATATCGGTTATAAATATAACGATAGGTTAACTGCATTTTTAAGAGGAAATAATTTAGCGAATCAACAATATAATAGATGGTCAAATTTTCCTGTGCAAGGAATTCAAGTGCTTTTAGGAGCGAATTATAAATTTGATTTTTAA
- a CDS encoding C10 family peptidase, protein MKKIFTLVLSIFLIMSCQDDNSSSDFNNGNDKYLISQLQAENIAKKVIEGTANTSEITLKLNTIYDQNQTPSIYVFNTKKQNKDYFILISGDKRTEDIVLGFGKDKIDLEDAPEQLKYWLSKYEDLINNFRKKSIEDITKVNTFEKRVNQIASKYNVLENIDYYKSNQKSTYVYTVPFVTTRWNQGCVYNTYSPEQNSSPSLSNCEKSLPCGKAYSGCVSTCLSQVVNYYQSMPAYDYSLLYDSYDESHLDTAAGNEVGKLMKRVADIMRMNYTCTGSGSYASYYLPRYSTYTSLGFTSPLKKYYFNGTDNVLFSNIKNEIESKNIVVFSGQDTVAGAGHLWLADGGYFIDSLTGGTSYLHFNWGWGGKADGWFAYADFNSGKYNFNSGTTAFYNFRK, encoded by the coding sequence ATGAAAAAAATTTTTACTCTAGTTTTGTCTATCTTTTTAATTATGTCTTGTCAAGATGATAACAGTTCATCTGACTTTAATAATGGGAATGACAAATATTTAATCTCGCAATTGCAGGCTGAAAACATTGCGAAAAAAGTCATTGAAGGAACAGCTAATACTTCCGAAATTACATTAAAATTGAACACTATTTATGATCAAAACCAAACGCCAAGTATTTATGTTTTCAACACAAAAAAACAGAACAAGGATTATTTTATTTTAATTTCTGGAGATAAACGTACAGAAGATATCGTTCTTGGATTTGGAAAAGATAAAATTGATTTGGAAGATGCTCCAGAACAATTGAAATACTGGCTATCTAAATACGAGGACTTAATTAACAATTTTAGAAAAAAATCAATAGAAGATATTACAAAAGTTAATACATTCGAGAAAAGAGTAAATCAAATTGCTTCTAAATATAATGTTTTAGAAAATATTGATTACTATAAGTCAAATCAGAAATCAACTTATGTTTATACTGTTCCATTTGTTACAACTAGATGGAATCAAGGCTGTGTGTATAATACTTATTCACCAGAACAAAATTCTAGTCCGTCATTATCAAACTGTGAAAAATCACTACCTTGTGGTAAAGCATATTCAGGTTGTGTAAGTACATGTTTGTCACAGGTTGTTAATTATTATCAATCAATGCCTGCTTATGATTATTCTTTACTATATGATTCATATGACGAAAGTCATTTAGATACGGCTGCTGGAAATGAAGTAGGTAAGTTGATGAAAAGAGTAGCAGACATTATGAGAATGAATTATACTTGTACGGGATCAGGATCTTATGCTAGCTATTATTTACCAAGATACTCTACTTATACTAGTTTAGGATTTACAAGCCCTTTGAAAAAGTATTATTTTAACGGTACAGATAATGTGCTTTTTTCAAATATTAAAAATGAAATAGAGTCTAAGAATATAGTAGTTTTTTCAGGTCAAGATACTGTGGCTGGTGCAGGACATCTATGGTTAGCAGATGGTGGTTATTTTATAGATAGTTTAACTGGAGGTACTTCTTATCTGCACTTCAACTGGGGTTGGGGTGGAAAAGCAGACGGATGGTTTGCTTATGCAGATTTTAATAGCGGAAAATATAACTTTAATAGTGGAACAACAGCTTTCTATAATTTCAGAAAATAG
- a CDS encoding cell division ATP-binding protein FtsE, whose translation MSETILSLNDITIFQEKNPILTNVSLDVTNGDFIYLIGKTGSGKSSFLKTLYADLFLTEGEGTIVGYDLKNLKEKDIPYLRRKLGIVFQDFKLLPDRNVKQNLLFVLKATGWSEAEEMDTKIDEVLDKVGMKNYVSKMPHQLSGGEQQRIAIARALLNDPELILADEPTGNLDPQTSVEVMELLKKINSTGKTIIMATHDYALLLKYPAKTLKFEAGKVFEVVQRTV comes from the coding sequence ATGTCTGAAACCATTCTTTCTTTAAATGATATTACTATTTTTCAAGAAAAAAATCCAATTTTAACAAATGTTAGTCTAGATGTTACTAATGGAGATTTTATCTATTTAATTGGAAAAACGGGTTCAGGAAAAAGTAGTTTTTTAAAAACACTTTATGCCGATTTATTCTTAACAGAAGGAGAAGGTACAATTGTTGGCTATGATTTGAAAAATTTAAAAGAAAAAGATATTCCCTACTTAAGACGTAAATTAGGAATTGTTTTTCAAGATTTTAAATTGCTACCAGATAGAAATGTGAAGCAAAATCTACTTTTTGTTTTAAAAGCAACTGGCTGGAGTGAGGCAGAAGAAATGGATACAAAAATTGATGAAGTTTTAGACAAGGTTGGAATGAAAAACTACGTTTCAAAAATGCCACATCAACTATCTGGCGGAGAGCAGCAAAGAATTGCTATTGCTAGAGCTTTATTAAATGATCCTGAATTGATATTAGCCGATGAACCAACAGGAAACTTAGACCCGCAAACTAGTGTTGAAGTAATGGAGTTATTAAAAAAGATTAATAGTACAGGAAAAACCATCATCATGGCTACTCATGACTATGCACTACTTTTAAAATATCCTGCAAAAACACTAAAATTTGAAGCTGGAAAAGTTTTTGAAGTAGTACAAAGGACGGTGTAA
- the asnB gene encoding asparagine synthase B, which translates to MCGILAIIGKGKEETLVQQLSKRMSHRGPDESDIHITENGHILSHERLSIVDLHTGKQPIQGTSSAWMIHNGEIYNHETLRKTILKEHTFRTTSDSEVIVHLYEEFGYDFCDYLDGMFSFVVVDGDDFIAGRDPLGIKPLYYGIDERGRYYFASEMKSIADQCKTFSTFPPGHYYTAKTGFVKYYKPEWEEQSKAIEELDYTTIRESLTEAVRKRLMADVPFGVLLSGGLDSSLTSSIAKRLLGDSQTLHSFSIGLDENAPDLVAARKVAKVLGTEHHELYFTIEEGIKNIEKLIWHLETYDVTSIRASTPMFFMSKEITDLGIKMVLSGEGADEIFGGYLYFRNAPSAEEFQKETIERVQKLFTADLLRADKSTMAHGLEARVPFLDKEFLELAIKIKPEEKQPKTYKGIEKYILRKAFDTPEQPYLPDEVLWRQKEQFSDGVGYNWIDQLIEFCASQVSDSEFAKAKELFPYNTPTSKEAFYYRTIFHKHFPQESAAQTVRKWIPKWQENEDPSGRANAAHVKADVGIAKEKETV; encoded by the coding sequence ATGTGTGGAATTTTAGCCATTATCGGAAAAGGGAAAGAAGAAACTTTAGTGCAACAATTATCTAAAAGAATGAGTCATCGTGGACCAGACGAAAGCGATATTCATATTACAGAAAACGGACATATACTTTCGCATGAAAGATTATCGATTGTAGATCTACATACAGGAAAACAGCCTATTCAAGGAACATCTTCTGCTTGGATGATACATAATGGCGAAATTTATAATCATGAAACTTTAAGAAAAACAATTTTAAAAGAACATACTTTTAGAACAACATCAGACTCAGAAGTAATTGTGCATCTCTATGAGGAATTCGGATATGATTTTTGCGATTATTTAGATGGCATGTTTTCATTTGTAGTTGTAGATGGAGATGATTTTATTGCAGGGCGAGATCCGTTAGGAATTAAACCATTATATTATGGAATTGACGAAAGAGGAAGATATTATTTTGCAAGTGAAATGAAATCAATAGCAGATCAATGTAAAACTTTTTCAACATTTCCTCCAGGACACTATTATACTGCTAAAACAGGATTTGTTAAGTATTATAAACCAGAATGGGAAGAACAATCTAAAGCTATTGAAGAATTAGATTATACAACAATTAGAGAATCACTTACAGAAGCGGTACGAAAAAGATTAATGGCAGACGTTCCTTTTGGTGTCCTACTTTCTGGAGGATTAGATTCTTCCTTAACATCTTCTATTGCAAAACGTTTATTAGGAGATTCTCAAACACTCCACTCTTTTTCAATTGGTTTAGATGAAAATGCACCAGACTTAGTAGCTGCTAGAAAAGTGGCAAAGGTTTTAGGAACTGAACATCATGAATTATACTTTACTATCGAAGAAGGAATAAAAAACATAGAGAAATTAATTTGGCATCTTGAAACATATGATGTTACTTCAATTAGAGCGAGTACACCAATGTTTTTTATGTCTAAAGAAATTACAGATTTAGGAATAAAAATGGTGTTGTCTGGAGAAGGAGCTGATGAAATTTTTGGAGGATATTTGTATTTTAGAAATGCACCATCAGCAGAAGAATTTCAAAAAGAAACAATTGAAAGGGTGCAAAAGTTATTTACGGCCGATTTATTAAGAGCAGATAAATCAACAATGGCTCACGGTTTAGAAGCGCGTGTTCCGTTTTTAGATAAGGAATTTCTAGAATTGGCAATAAAGATTAAGCCTGAAGAAAAGCAACCTAAAACCTATAAAGGAATTGAAAAATACATTCTAAGAAAAGCTTTCGATACACCAGAACAACCTTATTTGCCAGATGAAGTATTGTGGAGACAGAAAGAACAATTTTCAGATGGAGTTGGCTACAACTGGATCGATCAGTTGATTGAGTTTTGTGCTTCTCAAGTTTCAGATAGTGAATTTGCTAAAGCAAAAGAATTGTTTCCATATAATACACCAACAAGTAAGGAAGCTTTTTATTACAGAACAATATTTCATAAACATTTTCCACAAGAAAGCGCTGCGCAAACTGTAAGAAAATGGATTCCTAAATGGCAAGAAAATGAAGATCCAAGTGGTAGAGCAAACGCGGCACATGTAAAAGCAGATGTAGGTATTGCTAAAGAAAAAGAAACGGTTTAA